One Mycolicibacterium fortuitum subsp. fortuitum genomic window carries:
- a CDS encoding cytochrome P450 has translation MTEILSHSPARFVPADADTWPNPWPMYAALRDHDPVHHVVPEESPEHDYYVLSRHADIWAAARDHETFSSAQGLTVTYGELDMIGLADNPPFVMQDPPVHTEFRKLVSRGFTPRQVEAVEPKVREFVVERLEGLRSNGGGDIAAELFKPLPSMVVAHYLGVPEEDRDQFDGWTDAIVAANSSAGGITAAMGTAGAAVASMMGYFSELIERRRREPGDDTISHLVAAGVGADGDIAGVLSILAFTFTMVTGGNDTTTGMLGGAVQLLQQRPDQRKLLIDDPELIPAAVDEFLRLTSPVQGLARTTTRDVTIGDTTIPAGRKTLLLYGSGNRDEREFGDDAAELDVRRKPRSILTFSHGAHFCLGAAAARMQSRVALTELLARYPDFEVDLDSVVWAGGSYVRRPLSVPFRAGT, from the coding sequence ATGACGGAGATTTTGTCTCACAGCCCCGCTCGGTTCGTTCCCGCCGACGCTGATACCTGGCCCAACCCGTGGCCGATGTACGCCGCTCTGCGCGACCACGACCCGGTGCACCACGTGGTGCCCGAAGAATCTCCTGAGCACGACTACTACGTGCTGTCCCGACACGCCGACATCTGGGCCGCCGCCCGTGACCACGAGACCTTCTCCTCAGCGCAGGGCCTGACCGTCACCTACGGCGAGCTGGACATGATCGGACTGGCCGACAACCCGCCGTTCGTCATGCAGGACCCGCCGGTGCACACCGAGTTCCGCAAACTGGTGTCACGCGGCTTCACCCCACGGCAGGTGGAGGCCGTGGAGCCCAAGGTCCGCGAGTTCGTCGTCGAGCGCCTCGAGGGGTTGCGCTCGAACGGCGGCGGGGACATTGCGGCCGAGCTGTTCAAGCCGCTGCCGTCGATGGTCGTCGCGCACTACCTCGGGGTGCCCGAGGAGGACAGGGACCAGTTCGACGGGTGGACCGACGCGATCGTCGCCGCCAACAGCTCGGCCGGCGGTATCACCGCGGCGATGGGTACAGCAGGTGCTGCCGTCGCCTCGATGATGGGTTACTTCTCCGAGCTCATCGAGCGCCGCCGCCGCGAGCCGGGCGACGACACCATCTCGCACCTGGTGGCGGCCGGAGTGGGGGCCGACGGCGACATCGCCGGCGTGCTGTCGATCCTGGCCTTCACGTTCACCATGGTCACCGGCGGTAACGACACCACCACCGGAATGCTCGGCGGCGCAGTGCAACTCCTGCAGCAGCGGCCCGATCAGCGCAAGCTCCTGATCGACGATCCCGAGCTGATCCCGGCGGCCGTCGACGAATTCCTGCGGTTGACCTCGCCGGTGCAGGGCTTGGCCCGCACCACGACCCGAGACGTCACCATCGGAGACACCACCATCCCTGCCGGGCGCAAGACACTGCTGCTGTACGGCTCGGGAAATCGAGACGAACGTGAGTTCGGCGACGACGCCGCCGAGCTCGACGTCCGGCGCAAGCCCCGCAGTATCCTGACCTTCAGCCATGGCGCGCACTTCTGCCTCGGAGCAGCGGCGGCCCGCATGCAGTCCCGAGTCGCGCTGACCGAATTGCTCGCCCGCTACCCCGATTTCGAGGTGGACCTGGACTCGGTGGTGTGGGCCGGCGGCAGCTATGTGCGGCGGCCACTGTCGGTTCCGTTCCGGGCAGGGACCTGA
- a CDS encoding FAD-binding oxidoreductase → MLISELPDGVVVTDPDILASYRQDRAADPGAGTPLAVVRPTRTEEVQTVLRWAGEHRVAVVPRGAGTGLSGGATALDGGIVLSTEKMRDITVDPVTRTAVVQPGLLNAEVKKAVAAHGLWYPPDPSSFEICSIGGNVATNAGGLCCVKYGVTTDYVLGLQVVLADGTAVRLGGPRLKDVAGLSLTKLFVGSEGTLGVVTEATLRLLPPQNAPCTVVATFDSVQAAAGAVVKITGKIRPSMLEFMDSVAINAVEDKLKMGLDRNAAAMMVAASDDRGAAGADDAGFMAAVFTECGATEVFSTSDPDEGEAFVAARRFAIPAVEAKGSLLLEDVGVPLPALAELVSGVAEIAAQRKLLISVIAHAGDGNTHPLIVFDPADTDEAQRAQLAFGEIMDLAIGLGGTITGEHGVGRLKRPWLAGQIGPDAMELNQRIKRALDPHNILNPGAAI, encoded by the coding sequence ATGCTCATCAGCGAACTCCCCGACGGTGTCGTCGTCACCGACCCCGACATCCTGGCCTCCTACCGCCAGGACCGGGCTGCCGATCCCGGGGCGGGTACCCCGCTGGCCGTCGTGCGGCCGACCCGCACCGAGGAAGTTCAGACGGTGTTGCGCTGGGCCGGCGAGCACCGGGTGGCCGTGGTGCCGCGCGGCGCAGGGACGGGATTGTCCGGTGGCGCGACCGCCTTGGACGGCGGGATCGTGTTGTCCACCGAGAAGATGCGCGACATCACCGTCGACCCGGTCACCCGCACCGCCGTCGTGCAACCGGGTCTGCTCAACGCCGAGGTCAAGAAAGCCGTTGCTGCGCACGGACTCTGGTACCCGCCCGACCCGTCGTCCTTCGAGATCTGCAGCATCGGCGGCAATGTCGCCACCAACGCGGGTGGGCTGTGCTGTGTGAAGTACGGCGTCACCACCGACTACGTGCTGGGACTACAGGTGGTGCTGGCCGACGGCACCGCGGTGCGCCTCGGCGGTCCGAGGTTGAAAGACGTTGCGGGTCTCAGCCTGACCAAATTGTTCGTCGGCAGCGAAGGCACGCTGGGTGTGGTGACCGAGGCGACGCTGCGGCTGCTGCCGCCGCAGAACGCGCCGTGCACCGTCGTCGCCACATTCGATTCGGTGCAGGCTGCCGCCGGTGCCGTCGTCAAGATCACGGGGAAGATCCGGCCGTCGATGCTGGAGTTCATGGACTCGGTGGCGATCAACGCCGTCGAGGACAAACTGAAGATGGGCCTGGACCGCAACGCCGCGGCGATGATGGTGGCGGCCTCCGACGATCGGGGTGCCGCGGGCGCCGACGACGCCGGGTTCATGGCAGCGGTGTTCACTGAATGCGGTGCAACCGAAGTGTTTTCCACCTCCGACCCGGACGAGGGTGAAGCCTTCGTAGCGGCCCGACGTTTCGCGATCCCGGCCGTGGAGGCCAAGGGCTCACTGCTGCTGGAAGATGTCGGGGTGCCGCTGCCCGCGCTGGCCGAACTGGTCAGTGGCGTGGCCGAGATCGCGGCCCAGCGGAAACTGCTGATCTCGGTGATCGCCCACGCGGGTGACGGCAACACCCACCCGCTGATCGTGTTCGACCCGGCCGACACCGATGAAGCGCAGCGGGCGCAGCTGGCGTTCGGCGAGATCATGGACCTCGCAATCGGCCTGGGCGGCACCATCACCGGCGAACACGGGGTGGGCCGGCTCAAACGGCCGTGGCTGGCCGGTCAGATCGGGCCGGACGCGATGGAACTCAACCAGCGCATCAAACGCGCGCTGGACCCGCACAACATCCTGAACCCCGGTGCGGCGATCTAG
- a CDS encoding rhomboid family intramembrane serine protease, whose product MNIPDTPQLPAQTPTCYRHPDRPTYVRCTRCQRPICPECMRSAAVGHQCVVCVNEGAKSVRASRTQFGGVVRPGAPILTYSLIAVNVLMFVLQMASGDRLTEELTLWAPGIAFYDQYYRLVTSAFLHYGVMHLLFNMWALYVVGPPLEQWLGRLRYGALYALSALGGSVLVYLLTPINTPTAGASGAIFGLFGAIFVVARKLNLDVRMIAAVVIINLVFTFAGPALGTGAISWQGHIGGLITGAGIAAAYVYAPSARRNAVQAGVSVAVLLVFFTLIAWRSSYLLAMFA is encoded by the coding sequence ATGAACATCCCTGACACGCCGCAGCTACCTGCCCAGACGCCGACGTGTTACCGGCATCCGGACCGTCCCACCTATGTGCGTTGCACGCGTTGCCAGCGCCCCATCTGCCCGGAGTGCATGCGCTCGGCGGCCGTGGGGCACCAATGTGTGGTGTGCGTCAACGAGGGGGCCAAGTCGGTGCGCGCCTCGCGCACCCAGTTCGGCGGGGTGGTCCGACCCGGGGCGCCGATCCTGACCTACTCGCTCATCGCGGTGAACGTGCTGATGTTCGTGCTGCAGATGGCCTCGGGCGATCGGCTGACCGAGGAGCTGACGTTGTGGGCGCCTGGGATCGCGTTCTACGACCAGTACTACCGCCTGGTGACGTCGGCCTTCCTGCACTACGGCGTGATGCACCTGCTGTTCAACATGTGGGCGCTCTACGTGGTGGGGCCGCCGTTGGAACAGTGGCTGGGACGGTTGAGGTACGGAGCGTTGTACGCGCTCAGCGCGCTGGGCGGTTCGGTATTGGTCTACCTGCTCACCCCGATCAACACCCCGACCGCCGGCGCGTCCGGGGCGATCTTCGGCTTGTTCGGCGCGATCTTCGTGGTGGCCCGCAAGCTGAACCTCGACGTCCGCATGATCGCTGCCGTCGTCATCATCAACCTGGTGTTCACGTTCGCCGGTCCGGCGCTGGGGACAGGGGCGATCAGCTGGCAGGGCCACATCGGCGGATTGATCACCGGCGCGGGCATCGCGGCTGCCTACGTGTATGCCCCCAGTGCGCGTCGAAACGCAGTCCAGGCCGGCGTCTCGGTGGCGGTGTTGTTGGTTTTCTTTACGTTGATCGCTTGGCGCTCAAGCTATCTGCTGGCCATGTTCGCCTAG
- a CDS encoding TetR/AcrR family transcriptional regulator gives MPRDWLSARRSEVAADHILDAADTLFTQQDAATVGMHEIAAAAGCSRATLYRYFENRDALYTAYVHREARRLYQEVSEQVAAVSDPVQRLIDGVTTALNAVRDSPALSSWFATAQRPIGGEMAEHSEVIRALVEGFVRSLAGSDAGQTDDEVGRRARWLVRVMVSLLVFPGTDAADERTMLAEFVAPLVIPGQLPVE, from the coding sequence ATGCCACGCGACTGGTTGTCGGCCCGGCGGTCCGAAGTGGCCGCCGACCACATCCTCGATGCCGCCGACACCCTGTTCACCCAGCAGGATGCGGCGACCGTCGGAATGCACGAGATCGCCGCTGCGGCAGGGTGTTCCCGCGCCACGCTGTACCGGTATTTCGAGAATCGCGATGCGCTCTACACCGCGTACGTGCACCGCGAGGCGCGCCGGCTGTACCAAGAGGTCAGCGAACAGGTGGCTGCGGTCAGCGATCCGGTGCAACGCCTGATCGACGGTGTTACCACCGCGTTGAACGCGGTGCGCGACAGTCCGGCACTGTCGTCGTGGTTCGCCACCGCGCAACGCCCGATCGGCGGCGAGATGGCCGAACACTCGGAGGTGATCCGGGCGCTGGTCGAGGGGTTCGTGCGGTCACTTGCCGGCAGTGACGCCGGGCAGACCGACGACGAGGTGGGCCGGCGCGCCCGGTGGTTGGTGCGCGTCATGGTGTCACTGCTGGTGTTCCCCGGCACCGACGCGGCCGATGAGCGGACCATGCTCGCCGAGTTCGTCGCCCCGCTCGTCATCCCGGGTCAGCTGCCGGTCGAGTAG
- a CDS encoding DUF5995 family protein, protein MGSHPSPLPPLPAVSTIAEVVSVIDTITDWAVESSSRLGYFAALYKRITIAVGTAVTDGAFEDGPRMDRLDAAFASRYFDALNGYFHPDRYAKPTRSWRATFEWADKPAPILVQHMLAGVTAHIVLDLGIAVQGLVGAGQLPLLHKDFDTINAVLASQIGGVVNDINELSPALADIYAVLRQHQIFVLNEAIRSLRDSAWRFATVLALEPAFARPPTIWARDLQVSRQAQAVFDPPSLVGAFDLAIKEIAARESRDVAHNVQVLDEIASTPAPIQTVL, encoded by the coding sequence ATGGGCAGCCACCCATCGCCGCTACCGCCGCTGCCGGCGGTCAGCACCATCGCCGAGGTCGTCTCTGTCATCGACACGATCACCGACTGGGCCGTGGAAAGCTCAAGCCGGCTGGGCTATTTCGCCGCCCTGTACAAGAGGATCACCATCGCGGTCGGCACCGCCGTCACCGACGGTGCGTTCGAGGACGGCCCGCGGATGGACCGGCTCGATGCCGCTTTCGCGTCCCGGTACTTCGATGCGCTGAACGGGTACTTCCATCCCGACCGGTATGCGAAACCCACCCGGTCGTGGCGGGCCACGTTCGAGTGGGCAGACAAGCCTGCGCCGATCCTGGTCCAGCACATGCTCGCCGGCGTCACCGCCCACATCGTGCTGGATCTCGGAATCGCGGTGCAGGGACTCGTCGGCGCGGGCCAACTACCCTTGCTGCACAAGGATTTCGACACCATCAACGCGGTGCTGGCAAGTCAGATCGGCGGAGTCGTCAACGACATCAACGAACTCTCACCGGCCCTGGCCGACATCTATGCCGTGCTCCGACAGCATCAGATCTTCGTCCTCAACGAGGCGATCCGGTCTTTGCGCGACAGCGCATGGCGGTTCGCCACGGTGCTGGCATTGGAACCTGCATTCGCGCGGCCGCCGACCATCTGGGCACGTGACCTACAGGTGAGCCGTCAAGCGCAGGCGGTGTTCGATCCGCCCAGCCTGGTGGGCGCCTTCGATCTGGCGATCAAAGAGATTGCCGCGCGGGAAAGTCGCGATGTGGCCCACAACGTTCAGGTGCTCGACGAGATCGCCTCGACGCCCGCCCCGATCCAGACAGTGCTGTGA
- a CDS encoding LLM class flavin-dependent oxidoreductase, protein MRLSVLDLVPVRTDQSTADALTATTHLAQTADRLGYTRYWIAEHHNMPAVAATSPPVLIAHLAAHTTQLRLGSGGVMLPNHAPLAVAEQFALLEAAHPGRIDLGIGRAPGSDPVTSLALRGAAGRDDRDIEAFPQYLDDVVALMSARGVRVPLPRDLMRENYVLKATPAAVTEPRMWLLGSSMYSAHLAAAKGLPYVFAHHFSGQGTAEALAVYRDEFQPSDLASEPVTFLTVNASVAETTEEAQALLLPQLQMMGRLRTGQPLGALDLVEDAEATTMTPQAQAVVASGLRRAVVGSPTEAAQQVRALAEEFDVDEVMINPVGSARRGADPATATARDTTLELLAKELF, encoded by the coding sequence ATGCGGCTTTCTGTCCTCGATCTCGTCCCGGTGCGAACCGACCAGTCCACCGCCGACGCCCTGACCGCCACGACTCACCTGGCGCAGACCGCTGACCGGCTCGGATACACCCGATACTGGATCGCCGAGCACCACAACATGCCCGCGGTGGCGGCCACCAGCCCGCCGGTCCTGATCGCGCATCTGGCAGCGCACACCACGCAGCTGCGGCTGGGTTCGGGCGGGGTGATGCTGCCCAACCACGCTCCGCTGGCGGTCGCCGAGCAGTTCGCTCTGCTGGAGGCTGCCCACCCCGGCCGCATCGACCTAGGAATCGGACGGGCGCCGGGATCCGATCCCGTCACCTCGCTCGCCTTGCGAGGAGCAGCCGGGCGCGACGATCGCGACATCGAGGCGTTCCCGCAGTACCTCGACGATGTGGTGGCACTGATGAGCGCGCGCGGAGTGCGGGTGCCCCTGCCACGGGACCTGATGCGGGAGAACTACGTGCTCAAGGCGACCCCTGCCGCGGTCACCGAACCGCGAATGTGGCTGCTCGGCTCATCGATGTACTCGGCGCACCTGGCCGCCGCCAAGGGACTGCCGTACGTGTTCGCCCACCACTTCTCCGGTCAGGGCACTGCCGAGGCACTGGCCGTCTACCGTGACGAGTTCCAGCCCAGTGACCTGGCGTCGGAGCCGGTGACCTTCCTGACCGTCAACGCCTCGGTGGCCGAGACGACCGAGGAAGCGCAGGCACTTCTGTTGCCGCAGCTGCAGATGATGGGCCGCCTGCGGACCGGCCAACCGCTCGGAGCCCTCGATCTGGTGGAGGATGCCGAGGCGACGACCATGACTCCGCAAGCGCAGGCCGTCGTCGCGTCAGGGCTGCGCCGTGCTGTGGTGGGCTCGCCCACCGAGGCGGCCCAGCAGGTGCGAGCTCTGGCCGAGGAGTTCGACGTGGACGAGGTCATGATCAACCCCGTCGGCTCGGCCCGCCGCGGCGCCGATCCGGCTACTGCGACGGCGCGCGACACCACCCTCGAACTGCTGGCCAAAGAGCTGTTCTAG
- a CDS encoding MFS transporter translates to MTNTKRGPLLLILFAALTAGAGNGITIVAFPWLVLQHNGSALDASIVAMAGTLPLLVATLIAGAAVDYLGRRRVSMISDLLSALSVAAVPVLALIFGVDAVNVAVLAVLAGLGAFFDPAGMTARETMLPEAAGRAGWTLDHANSVYEAVFNLAYIVGPGIGGLMIATLGGINTMWVTAGAFCCSILAISVLRLEGAGAPDRSVLTEGVLAGIVEGLRFVWHTPVLRTLAIVDLVATGLYMPMESVLFPKYFTDRNEPTELGWVLMALSIGGLLGALGYAVMSRYMSRRATMLTAVITLGVAMTVIAFLPPLPLILVLCAIVGFVYGPIAPIYNYVMQTTAPQHLRGRVVGVMGSLAYAAGPLGLILAGPLADAAGLHATFLALSLPMLLLGVVAVFLPALRELDLASKP, encoded by the coding sequence ATGACGAACACCAAGCGCGGCCCCTTGCTGCTGATCCTGTTCGCCGCGTTGACGGCCGGCGCCGGCAACGGAATCACCATCGTCGCGTTCCCGTGGCTGGTGTTGCAGCACAACGGATCCGCGCTCGACGCCTCGATCGTCGCGATGGCCGGCACCCTGCCGCTGCTGGTGGCCACACTGATCGCCGGGGCGGCGGTGGATTACCTGGGTCGCCGACGGGTTTCGATGATCTCGGATCTGCTCTCGGCGCTGTCGGTCGCTGCGGTACCCGTGCTGGCCCTGATTTTCGGGGTGGACGCGGTCAATGTCGCGGTGCTGGCGGTCCTGGCGGGGCTGGGAGCGTTCTTCGACCCGGCCGGCATGACAGCGCGCGAGACCATGCTGCCCGAGGCCGCGGGCCGGGCCGGTTGGACGCTGGACCATGCCAACTCGGTGTACGAGGCGGTCTTCAACCTGGCCTACATCGTCGGCCCCGGTATCGGCGGCCTGATGATCGCCACGCTCGGCGGGATCAACACCATGTGGGTGACGGCCGGGGCGTTCTGCTGCTCGATCCTGGCCATCTCGGTGCTGCGACTGGAGGGCGCGGGCGCGCCGGACCGCTCGGTGCTGACCGAGGGCGTTTTGGCGGGCATAGTCGAGGGACTGCGATTCGTCTGGCACACACCGGTATTGCGCACCCTGGCCATCGTCGACCTGGTGGCCACCGGCTTGTACATGCCGATGGAATCGGTCCTTTTTCCGAAGTACTTCACGGACCGGAACGAACCCACCGAACTGGGCTGGGTGCTGATGGCGCTGAGTATCGGCGGACTGTTGGGCGCGCTCGGTTACGCCGTGATGTCCAGGTACATGAGCCGACGGGCCACCATGCTGACCGCCGTGATCACCCTCGGGGTGGCGATGACGGTGATCGCCTTCCTGCCACCGCTGCCGCTGATCCTGGTGCTGTGCGCAATCGTCGGCTTCGTCTACGGACCGATCGCACCCATCTACAACTACGTCATGCAGACCACCGCTCCCCAACACCTGCGTGGCCGCGTGGTCGGGGTGATGGGCTCATTGGCCTACGCCGCGGGCCCGCTCGGGCTGATCCTGGCCGGGCCGCTGGCCGACGCCGCAGGCCTGCACGCGACGTTCCTGGCGCTGTCCCTACCGATGCTGTTGCTCGGCGTCGTGGCGGTGTTCCTGCCGGCGCTGCGCGAGCTGGACCTAGCATCGAAACCGTGA
- a CDS encoding siderophore-interacting protein, giving the protein MAEEKASRGLEGALVKLWRGGDYELTVTGSTELTPNYLRVHFQAQRLLAEQRVHPTMWVRGWFPDGGKAHQRGYTLVNPDPEAGTLDIDFAMHDGIATRWARAARPGDVLDVTVLGSNFTLPEPAPAGYLIVGDTASLPAVNSLLEAIGDVPAWVFLEAGYDDDRELPVRGNAEIVWVDRFDEDLLETLSASAFDASDHFGWVACNNRTTRAVARVFREEYGIPRKSIKAQAYWVA; this is encoded by the coding sequence ATGGCTGAGGAGAAGGCGTCGCGCGGGCTGGAAGGGGCCCTCGTCAAACTCTGGCGCGGCGGTGACTACGAGCTGACCGTGACCGGTAGTACCGAGCTCACGCCGAACTATCTGAGGGTGCACTTCCAGGCGCAGCGGCTGCTGGCCGAACAACGGGTGCATCCGACGATGTGGGTGCGCGGCTGGTTCCCCGACGGCGGCAAGGCCCATCAACGGGGCTACACGTTGGTCAACCCCGATCCGGAGGCGGGCACCCTCGACATCGATTTCGCCATGCACGACGGCATCGCCACCCGCTGGGCGCGGGCGGCCCGACCCGGCGATGTTCTCGATGTGACGGTCCTCGGCAGCAACTTCACGTTGCCTGAACCCGCGCCGGCCGGATACCTGATCGTCGGTGACACCGCGTCGCTGCCTGCCGTCAACTCGCTGCTGGAGGCCATCGGGGATGTCCCGGCCTGGGTCTTTCTCGAAGCCGGATACGACGACGACCGTGAGCTACCGGTCAGGGGGAACGCGGAGATCGTCTGGGTGGACCGATTCGACGAGGATCTGCTGGAGACCCTGAGTGCGTCGGCGTTCGATGCCTCCGATCACTTCGGCTGGGTGGCCTGCAACAACCGCACCACCCGGGCGGTGGCGCGTGTCTTCCGCGAGGAGTACGGCATTCCGCGCAAGTCCATCAAGGCTCAGGCGTACTGGGTGGCCTGA
- a CDS encoding acyltransferase family protein, translating into MTVSRSVKGPSDQGGLESVDAVAPGSTRVAALTGIRAVAAILVVLTHAAYTTGKYGQGYLGLVYSRAEIGVPIFFVLSGFLLFRPWVKAAATGSADPSVRRYAWHRVRRIMPAYVVTVLIAYLLYHFRTAGPNPGHTWMGLFRNLTLSQIYTDNYLFSYLHQGLTQMWSLAVEAAFYVVLPLVAYLLLVVLCRRRWRPGLLFFGLAALAAVSPLWLWIVHDSTNLPDGARLWLPTYMAWFVAGMALTVLAQLKVRGYAVVCVPLAVVCYFIASTPLAGEPTTSPAKLSEALVKTFFYAAIAALLVAPPALGDRGWYNRFLASRPMVFLGEISYEIFLIHLMIMELVMVEVMRDPVYTGSMLNLFVLTMIFTIPAAWVLHRFTRVRS; encoded by the coding sequence GTGACGGTCTCCAGGAGCGTGAAGGGGCCGTCGGATCAGGGAGGCCTCGAGTCGGTAGACGCGGTGGCCCCGGGTTCGACGCGCGTCGCCGCTCTGACGGGGATTCGTGCGGTGGCTGCCATCCTGGTGGTGCTGACGCACGCGGCGTACACGACCGGCAAGTACGGGCAGGGCTATCTCGGGCTGGTGTATTCGCGGGCCGAGATCGGTGTGCCGATCTTCTTCGTGCTCAGCGGTTTCTTGTTGTTCCGGCCGTGGGTCAAGGCTGCGGCCACAGGCAGTGCGGATCCGTCCGTCCGCCGCTACGCCTGGCACCGGGTGCGACGGATCATGCCCGCCTACGTGGTCACGGTGCTGATCGCTTACCTGCTCTACCACTTCCGTACCGCGGGCCCGAATCCCGGCCACACCTGGATGGGCCTGTTCCGCAATCTCACTCTGTCCCAGATCTATACCGACAACTACCTGTTCTCCTATCTGCATCAGGGGCTGACGCAGATGTGGAGCCTGGCGGTGGAGGCGGCGTTCTACGTGGTGCTGCCGCTGGTGGCCTATCTGCTGCTGGTGGTGTTGTGCCGGCGGCGGTGGCGGCCGGGGCTGTTGTTCTTCGGTCTGGCGGCGTTGGCCGCGGTGTCGCCGCTGTGGCTGTGGATCGTGCACGATTCCACGAATCTGCCTGACGGCGCCCGGCTTTGGTTGCCCACCTATATGGCATGGTTCGTGGCGGGTATGGCGCTGACGGTGTTGGCGCAACTCAAGGTGCGCGGCTACGCCGTGGTGTGCGTCCCGCTGGCGGTGGTGTGTTACTTCATTGCCTCGACGCCGCTGGCGGGGGAGCCCACCACCTCACCGGCCAAGCTGAGCGAGGCGTTGGTCAAGACGTTCTTCTACGCGGCCATCGCGGCATTGTTGGTGGCGCCGCCGGCATTGGGCGATCGCGGTTGGTATAACCGGTTTCTGGCCTCGCGGCCGATGGTCTTCCTCGGTGAGATCTCATACGAGATCTTTCTGATCCACCTGATGATCATGGAGTTGGTGATGGTCGAAGTGATGCGCGATCCGGTCTACACGGGCTCGATGCTGAACCTGTTCGTCCTCACGATGATCTTCACCATCCCGGCAGCCTGGGTGCTGCACCGCTTCACACGCGTCCGCTCCTGA
- a CDS encoding uracil-DNA glycosylase, with translation MLLPHPRTGVPFTSPVPPGSGWPGDPADATTPVARTPAQVRRLATKAASMPELDALISVCRACPRLLSWREEVAVAKRKSFADQPYWGRPAPGFGAEQPGIMIVGLAPAAQGANRTGRVFTGDRSGDFLFAGLYRAGLANQAESVDAADGLELIGTRMAAAVRCAPPANAPTPAERATCEPWLQAEWRLAGPSVRVVIALGGFAWRAALELIGDRPKPAPKFGHGATAKLTSAFGPLTLLGCFHPSQQNTFTGRLTPAMLDDIFTTAKRLVADADGNEPDRP, from the coding sequence ATGCTGTTGCCTCACCCCAGGACGGGGGTGCCGTTCACCTCACCCGTGCCACCGGGCTCGGGCTGGCCCGGTGATCCGGCGGATGCGACGACGCCGGTGGCCAGAACTCCCGCGCAGGTACGACGACTGGCGACCAAGGCTGCATCGATGCCGGAACTTGATGCGCTGATCTCGGTGTGCCGGGCCTGCCCGCGCCTGCTCTCCTGGCGGGAAGAGGTTGCCGTGGCCAAGCGGAAATCATTTGCTGACCAACCCTATTGGGGGCGGCCCGCCCCCGGATTCGGCGCCGAACAACCCGGCATCATGATCGTCGGACTGGCCCCGGCAGCGCAGGGTGCCAACCGAACCGGCCGCGTGTTCACTGGGGACCGGTCCGGGGATTTCCTTTTCGCCGGTCTGTATCGGGCGGGGTTGGCGAATCAGGCCGAAAGCGTCGACGCGGCCGACGGCCTGGAGTTGATCGGCACCCGCATGGCCGCCGCCGTGCGCTGTGCCCCTCCTGCCAATGCACCCACCCCGGCCGAGCGGGCCACCTGCGAGCCGTGGCTGCAGGCCGAATGGCGACTGGCGGGGCCGTCGGTGCGGGTGGTCATCGCGCTCGGCGGGTTCGCATGGCGTGCGGCCCTTGAGCTGATCGGGGATCGTCCCAAACCCGCCCCGAAGTTCGGCCACGGCGCGACAGCAAAGCTGACCTCGGCGTTCGGGCCGCTCACGCTCCTCGGCTGTTTCCACCCCAGCCAGCAGAACACCTTCACCGGCCGGCTCACACCGGCCATGCTCGACGACATCTTCACCACGGCCAAACGCCTGGTGGCCGATGCGGACGGGAACGAACCGGACCGTCCGTGA